The DNA window GCCAAAGAGATCAGTAAATGTGCAATATTATCATGATTTTAGAAACAGAAATGTTTCATTAttgaagttttaagggatattttacccaaaaatgaaacttccaAACATAAAGTTTTTATTCTtctgctggtagccattgacctccatatttttttttcctactgtggAAGCCAATGACTACCAGCAATTCTTTGGTTaccatattattcaaaatatcatatTGGTGACAAATGTGGAGCAGGTTTCCTGTTGTCCTATTTACTCATTAGCCATGCATGACCATGCATTATCATTATGCATAATCTATGcaatattaaaagataaaaaaaatggacTGCTGGTGAACTGCATCCGTGTATCTtacttatttacataatatattatttgatgatataaatgtttttagtGAATCATTTGTATAAACCTGTTCTTATAGGTGATCTATATTTAAAGGATTGCGTGAGTCTATAATCTCTGCGAAGGGAAGAACTGTCTCCATGCAGCAATGCGGCCTTGATTGAGTTATCTTAATGACTGTCATGTGTTGGGCGGATGTTGTGCACAAGGCCCGGCATTGTTTCATTACCAGAGCAGCTCTCTGGCCAGTGAGATGACCATAAAACTGTAAACAGGTCAGGTGATACGGGATGACCATTTCTTTTTTCTAGTAATGCAAAAAGAGGATTTTTTTAATTACGGGAAAAATAGGTAATTATAAATAGACAGATACTTATATAGAAAACTAAAACGAGAAATAATAAAGCTGCTGTGTCCAaagttttgactggtagtgtaaattttgatagatagatagatagatagatagatagatagatagatagatagatagatagatagatagatagatcgatcgataaaattcaaacatatttgtatatattcatttatttaatttatatgtatatttttgtgtaaGTCTCTTCGCCCAGCGTGCTATGTGCCGTCAGCgctcactgcgcatgcgcacgcaATCACAAATATGCCCGCTGCCTGACATACAGTCGACAGCAAATCAGGTAAGAGGATTCATTCAAATTTCTGTTTCTATCAACATTTTCTAAATTCCTCGCATACTTTAGCGATTAATATACTTGAAGTGCTGCATTGCATACTTTCAAATGGCTTGACATCGTAATGTAGTTCACTAATGCCTGCACATTAGCTGCAGGAGCTATTCACATTAGCTTAATCTGAAGCGTCGCCGTTTCATGTGCACGTCTACGTGTATTAGAGTCACTTTAAATAAAACCGAATACGCCACAGAGCTGTCAGTGTTCTGTATGCATCAGTTATGTTTGCATTTATTAGTGTGTGAGTGTCTATAACATCGTCCATTAGGCGGATAGGGACGAGGGAAATGTGTGCGTGTCGTAATGTTTATGTCTGTCAATGAAAGTTGACGTGTGAAATATAGAGATGTGTTTTATGCACATCGGAAGCATTAGAGCAGAGACAGTGCGCGTGTCAGGTGGGCTTGACGGCGCGCGCGTGATGCGCTTCTCTCGCTCGCTGATTGGCTGACAGACTGCTGACGTGGGTCATTATCGTTACCCTTACATTAATTCGCTATCattaaatacattacatacaCCTTACAATaacactatatttatatatttttaaagaatgacGTTGGAAGCTTATTACACTGTTTAAATAGTTcagatattattatatattatggtTATACAAACTACTATATTATgaagtttaattttattattttagaaatgttctttttttcttttctttttctaatttttaCTTTGACAACATAATAAGGTTATACAGTGTGACCAAAAACGAATGTATCATGGTATCAGTAGGTATGCTTTTATggattttttcattaaatgttccTCTAGTCAGTGTTTGACTATGAAATCATGTCATTTTGCTAAAACAACTGACAGCACAGTAATAGACGAAGCCTGTCGGATGCACGCTCACCTGTCCTGGTGTAAATGGATTAGAGCCTCTTGACCCTTGACCTCTAGAGCACTGATTCCATTACCCtacattagtattttcactttGTCCTGATAGTTATATGATGTTGACATTCGACGAGGTCTGACTCTGACCTCACAGCAACCCTAAAGTCCCAGAGTCCAGTGCACTCGGAGAAAACAGGGCCAGGAAAGCTGAGATTCCTGTTTTTTTCCCAGACAAAATCTAATGAGTATAATTAGGAAACTCTTATGAACTTATTCAGAAAGGCACAAATACACAGACAGACTCTCAGAAGGCTTGAAAGAGAATTGGATGTGATTCCTTTGAGGGTAACTTCATATATTTATGTCCaacaaattatttttctatttttctctttttcttgaatatatttttcatatatataaccTAACCTTGTTTTTCAGTGTTATAGAAaagctttataaaaatataaattaatacatttttagttgaaaaagctccctttatttatttatttatttatttattttagtgtgtgtgtttattagggATACACCAGTTTAGGCAGATACTGATagatgacagaattatttttttcttatgttgttactaaaatatatattatttttaaattatgcattaatatgattaagtatttaaattcaaataatagcatttttaaaCTTTTCTGCATCTTTACTGGttgaaatatgtaattttttcgAATACATTTGAATTGTGAATTAAAAACTTTCACTTactgtatcaaaaaaaaaaagattaaattttgCATCCCTAAATACCCAGCactgcaaaaatgtattataccTTAAGcaattttttgtttaacaaaggCTTCTAAAAGGCATGTTAAAGAatgagtaaacaaaaaaaaaaagttacttttgcaACAAATTGTAGTGTACTTCTTGAATTTGAAAACTGAAGATTCATATTATTTACTGTGCTTCAGGGGCCGGTTGCATAAACTGATTAAAAGTTAAGAACGATGGAATCTAATTTGTTTTCATCTATACTGGACATAACTGTTAATGTAGATTGGCCCAGTTTTAATAAGAAAAGCGAGACTGATTATTTCTAGGCCAACTGCTAGTTGATCAAACTAGTTTGTAAGACACAGTCTTAACATAGTATCTATACCCCAGGTGTATGCTGGTACAAATGCTAATATTGGCTGATACTGATATTGTATTTTACATCCATGCATTTACATTAAATGAATGAGTTCAAACATTGTTCGTTATGATCACTgttatattgtgcatccctatcaCTTAATAttatctctttttctctctctcaacagCTGGAGCAATATGACGTGTTAGTTGACCAGATAGTTTCTGTCCGTCCTTCTTTGTGCAGTTTGACGCTTGAGGCAGAGGTCATGGCTGTTGATTGTGGCGTGTTCGTGGACTGGTCTCAGATGGGCGATGTGAGTCACGACGCGACTCCCGGTAAGATCGAATATAAAGACTTCAAGGAGCTGAAGCAGCACGCCCGCTCGGGCCAGTGGGCCAAAAATCACAGCCAGCGCTCGGCCGTTTACCAGCAGCTGCTCAAAGCTCTGCCGTGTCGCACCGTCACGCCGGACGCCGCGGTTTACCGCGATATCGTAGGCAGTGCTAACAGCAAGCGCAACCCATCCGCTTACCTCTTGCCAGAGTTTGTGGACGGGGTGGCAGTGCCACGCTACTGTCTGAAGGCCGAATCTGTGGGATCAGTGCATGCTGTGATTTCTTGCATCGCAGGGCAGTTCCCAGATATCTCGTATTGCCCGTCTTTACCGGCGGTGACCGCGCTACTGCTGCACTGGAGCGCCGATGAAGCGCAGTGCTTCGAGAGCGTCAGCCGCATGCTGGCCTGCAACGAACCCGGGCGCCGTTTATTAGATCAGACTTTCCTTGCATATCAATCGGCCTGCATGACCTTTGGCGACCTTGTGCATAAATACTGCCCGGGCGCGCATAAACTGATGGTGGCCACCGCGACAGACGTCCTGGAGGTTTACTCCGACTGGCAGCGATGGGTTCTGGGCGACCTGCCTTTTAGCTTCGCTGCGCGTGTGATGGACGTCTACTTGGTGGAGGGGTATAAGGTCCTTTACCGCGTGGCGCTGGCGATACTGAAGTTCTACCGCAAGCAGCGCAGCGCTGCAACAAGCTCGGCTTTAACCAAGCAGGACTCGGCGGCGATCAGGAGCGATATACAGGCATTCGTGCAGAATATCGGGAAAAGCGTGACGCCGGAAAAGCTGCTTGAAAAGGCCTTTTCCATCCGCTTGTTCAGCCGGAAAGAGATCACACTGCTGCAGCTGGCCAATGAGAAATCACTCCAGCAGAAAGGCATCACCGTCAAACAGAAGAGGTATTGATGACTGTTACTTTACATGACTGCGTTTTGTTTTGTACTTGCTTTAGAACTGTACTGttaatcattatttaaatcaaattcaatttgtttttattcaaatgtttatgtttagttttcattattttatttatttatttggaagcCTGATTccaacactgaataaaaaaatttattaaaaaagtaatagtgactttttttctcacaatttacaatcacaattacattttatttttttatttattctgtggcagaaacatgtttccatattttattacgtatttaaatcaaatataattaatttgtatgtttttattaaaatgttttcatttcgttTAGTTTTTATACCTTTATTTGTTTCTGTATTTAAATCAAATAAGATTTATTTGAatccatttattttaatcaaatttaatgtgaCTTAAATAAGTCactttaatttatgtttaaatatacatCACTCCAGCAGCGTTTCTATGAATGTTTTCTATATTTCTCTATAATAAATGAATAGGTCTAAAGGAGTGTGTATATTTACAGCAAGTGCTCGACATGAAATAGTGATTTTCtgcttgatttaaaaaatacacaacattggattaaaaatgcaaaaaatatcttatttttaatatttctaagACTCAAATGTGATTATTCTAGCTGAACtaaacattactgttcaaaagttttgtttACCATATATATTAAGATGTAAGATGCTACTGTTTGAAATGTTTACAGTAGGTAGTTTACAGTACTGAAGGATACTAAATACTAACTATTACTAAATAATCATTTTTGAGGTATTTATGTCCCTGTTCATCTTAAAAAGTTTTATGTCTGTTTATATCTTTTGTGTTTGGCTTTGTTTTACAGCTCTCCTCTGATTTGCTTGTGTTTTTCCTTTCCTCATTTTGTTCACATTGTGTCACAGTctttttttcattagtttttcCATTTCTTCTGCTCTCCACTCTCTGTGCTCTCCATTAGCTCTATCAAAAGGTGGGTATCTTCATCattcttcatcatcctcctcacTCATTTTCGTTTTTCTGACCCACTTTATTTCTGTTGTGTTAGTTTTCTGATGCACAGTGAAATATGCATATTGTTTGCATGTTCTCTCTAGACAAAATGTGCAGTTAGCGGTGAACGCTGATAATTTCAGCTCGGAGATCGTCAGCGCTAAAGAGATCAGAGATATCTGGTCGTGGATCCCGGAGCGTTTCGCTTTATGTCAGCCGCAGCTGCTCTTCACCACATCCACACACGGCTGCAGCCTCAacaggtacaaacacacacacacacacagaaacacacacacacacacacagacacacacagaaacacacacacacacagaaacacacacacacacagacacacacagaaacacacacacacacacacacacacacacacacacacatacatatttgtttttgtgaaaagtggggacatcccatatgtgtaatggtttttattctgtacaaactgtatattctatggccctacacctaaccctaaccctcacaggaaactttgtgcatttttactttctcaaaaaaactcattctgtatgatttataagtgttttgaaaaatggggacatgggttatgtcctcataagtcaccctctccgtctaatacctgtgtcatacccatgtcattatacagagttgtgtcctgatatgatacaaaaacatgcccgcatatacacacacaaaatctcactctcacacacacatacacacacacagacatgctctctctcacacagacacgctctgactctctctctcgcacacacacacacacacacaatctcactctcacacacacacacacacacacacagacatgttctctctctcacacagacacgctctcactctctctctctctcacacacacacacacacacacacacacacacacacacagacaagctcactctctcacacacagacacacacacacacacacaatctcactctcacacacacacacacacagacatgctctctctctcacacagacacgctctcactctctctctctctcacacacacacacacacacacacacacagacaagctcactctctcacacacagacacacacacacacacacacacagacatgctctctctctcacacagacacgctctcactctctctctcacacacacacacacacacacacacacacacagacaagctcactctctctcacacacacacacgttattaATTGGTAATCGTTATTACTCAGTTAAACTATATACAGTCTTTAAATACGAGTGAGCTTCTGAACTGTTTTATAAATatggtttgtaatgttttattcagGTTTTATTCTCACTGTGAGGGATATGAGCCGACGTTAATGCTCCTCAGAACTACAGATGGAGAGGTACCAAAACCCTGTGTCtcgctctttttttctctctgtttctgtcatttagtttttttcttagcGCTTATTTAGGTTATTTTTGCACCCTATGTAAGAAGGATAGTAGTGTGTTTGGATGCAGGGAAGTTGTTCAGGATCTCAGTTAGACTGTGATTGATGTGCCTCTCATCCAATCACATTCCAGATGTGTGGAGCCTTCCTGTCCACTGATTGGGAGGAGCGGAAGAGGGGCGGGAACAAGCTCAGCTTCTTCGGCACTGGAGAGTGTTTCGTCTTTAAAGTACGTTCTTTTCATgacttttatttgtttgcttgcaaataataacatatatgatataaataatcaaattaaggTATTACGAATCAAATTAGGGTCATCCTTATGgagtattttgtaattattatgtTAATTACTCACTAGGCGGCACTATTTACTGAGTATTAGATTAGATTACAGTGCATTAGTGTGTGAAGTTCCTCTCATCCATCATAGTTTAATCTTGTCACATTCTCAGAGGAATATTTTATAGATCTTTAGTAACTCAAGCTATAATGGAGTTCttagttatgtaaaaaaaaaagaaaaaaaagatgtttctGGTAAAAGGGACATAGATTAATCTGATAAATTTATTCAGTTATTGTGGATAGCAGCTCAGATGACTTGATTTTTTAAGGAAAAgcaagtatatttatttaaattcaaagcACTTTTAATTTAAGctattaaacaaatgaaaatataattacacATAGTACAGTATAAGTGATTAAAAGCTATATCAGGatagtaaataaatcaaaatagcaatataaatattaatttacaaatatattcatatatataaaatgacaaatatttataataaacatagtattaatataaaacaatatatataatatacataatattataataatacataatgagcatatttatttaaataaacatttataataaaaattacatatttatacaaataaatgtatacatatttactgtatatacattatatataaataataaaaaattatgattacTTAATTATAAATagtacaattaattaaataaatattatatctaattaaattaaatttaatttaataatcaatCGAAAGTGAGGTAAAAAAAGTGAATTCTACTGAAACAATTATCCAATCAAATCAAGTCTTTGCAAATCAAGTGAAATTAGAAGAAAAACATCTGAGAAGctgattttaattgtaattaaattttttataatttatgtttatGAGAAAACAGTCAGATATTAAtgagattacatttaacattatcTATTTCTTTCCTCCAGTCATCAGTTAAGGTTTTCAATTGTTTTGCCAACAGCTGTTGAATAAGTTTCTGCTCACATTCTCACATCATACAGGGCACAGAATTTGAATATTTTAGCCGTCCAGACCTTAAGCCACATTTTAACCACAGCAGCATGTATTGGGATTTCACTTCCTGCTCTCTGACCACAAGACTAACCACTGAAACGGTGTGGGTGCTTTCAGAagtaatgtgtttgtttgtttcagatgaAGCCGGAGATGGAGCGTTACGAGTGGGTCATCATCAAACACCCGGAGCTGGCGAACTCGTCTCAAGCTGTAGATGATGAACAGACCGGAGCGAACGACAACGGTGGGCCGAAGTCTCTCGAGACACCGGCCACAGACGCGTCTCACCTGTCCCCATTTCTCTCCGCAAGACACTTCAACCTCAACTCAAGGAACACCTCCATGTTTATGGCGGGAAACGTCGACTCCATCATAATCGGTGAGTGATGAGATGCTCATTTCTCACTAACATGATTCCTTTATTATCATTTTAGTCTTCGCTTGAAATCATTTAGTTATTTAGCAGACGCATGTGAAATGATGATTGTTTTGAATGTTGTAAATCCAGTTAGGTTTATTTGGAGTAGTATAGAAAGAAAGACGGTGAAAGCTGATTCTCTGTAATGGGATGTCTGGTGTTGTTTATGAAGGAGGAGGTGAAGGTAACGCTCTGTACATCGACTCGGAGCTGAACCACGGCCGAACCGAGCGCTGCCTGACCTTCGACAACCCACCGCTGTGTGCTGAGAGCTTCCAGATCGCTCTTCTGGAGGTTTGGGGATTCAAAGACGCCATGGCTTCATAAGAGCGGCTCCATTGTGTTGTGATAGACGTCTCTTCATGTAGGTTGTAACAGAAACATGATGCTCCTCCAGTGCACTAAAACATCCGTCCCGAGCTCCAGTGAAGATGAAgtttagtgtgtatatttatctatttaaaacATATCTCAAggtttattttgattcatttcaTATCATCAGAAAGCCTGTGTTGATCTAGTCCGGAAATGAAGTTATGTATTGAAGGATTCAGTATTTTGCTTTTTCTGCAGTAACATTGGAGACTTTCATGTTTAATCAAAACCAAGACTTTATTGATGTGATTCCAGCAAATTGTCAGATATCTGTCATCTGTGGTGCTAAACACAccgatatataattttttaaaaaaattatgtattttcattatggggtgaaatatgacccctGGTATTTATCATGATTTACACGATCAAAGTTTCTCTGTCCCCAATCCCTCTGTTTTTTATGGAAGCCCGTCTACTTTTGCAACTTTTTCTTTTGCAATTTCATGATATAAGCTCACAGTTTTATTACGAagttagaattgcaagatataaccAAAATTgcattgcgagtttatatcttgcatttctgacttaattttttttttaattgtaagttTATAActtacaattataattattttttgcagttGCAAGTTTATTTCTCCGATTTGTgttcatatcttgcaattctgattaattattcgaaatttttaatttataactcacaattctgcATAATTGTGAGTAATCACAattcagagaagaaaaaaatctgaattgtgagaaaataatttttttattcagaaatgggcttccatagttCTTCTGTGCAGCTTTGTGCCACTTGGGAAAAATCTAATTTACAAAGAGGACCAGAAAACATGAGCTCTTCACTAACCTCCTTAGTACTTCTGGGGCATTTATTGAGTTTCAAAGGCATTCCAATGTTCTTTTAAATCAGAAATCAACATTCTGGCACCATTCACTATTATTACTGTCCTCTCGTTGTTCCATGCTTTCTTTCTATAGTGAAACACAAAACAGACagaaattgcaaaataaaataggCAGCATTTTTATACAGTTAAAGTCAAGTGGTCCGAGCTGCTTAAAGAACAAAAAACACCAGTAAAGTTACATTTAGGCAaaataataaaagtgaaaaatacACACTATATTCCACTTATACTATACACAATAGATTTATGTGAAGAACAGACATCGTAGCTCTCTATTTCTTATTTACACAATCTGCATATTCATGATTTCAAACCTGATGCACCAAGTTTGAATATGTGCATAGAATTTGACATTTTGAGTCTTTTTTCACACTTAGCTCTCAGAAGACTTTAAATATAGCAATACAGTCCTAAAAAAATCCTGTAATTAGTTTTGCATGCATTAAGTAAAGTCATGCAGTTTTGGAACAATATAAGGGCGAGTAAATTATGATACAATCTTAATTTTCTACATGTTACATGCACTGTATCCGAATGAATATCAGCAGTGGACTATAATGACCATATCACTCGGTccaaatcctaaaaaaaaaacatgcatacttgcaaaaaaaaaagtttttatttagctAAACAAATGTTTAATGTATTAATGTGTAAAAAGTTTAGCAGAGATCCAGCTTGTTGTTAATCGTTCGATGTCTTTGCTTGAATTCTATGTATGAAAGCATAATCAGCACTATTTTAAGTGAGAAGTATTTTATGAGTTATCATTTTCTTTGCACTTTCTGAATGTATTTTAAGTTGCCGAATGTTAGTTACTCATCTGCGAATCAGTATTAgtaatatattgtttgttttcagTCTCTGTGTATCAGTTAGGATTTATTCTGCTCTTTTCTGTAATATCTTTGAATCAGAGATTCAGTGATCAAAACTGGTTGTTGACGaatgtttaatgtgcatataCATTGTGATGTGTTTCCATATCaggtggtgtgtttgtgtgttttgtgtctcAGGTTTCctgagtgtgtatgtgagtgtgaagTTCAAGTCTTAAAAATGGAAAAACATGGAGAACGACCGTAAATTATAGTGTCAAACAGGTAGTGGTCTGCTCATAGAAGGCGTCATGATTTCTGTCTTTTAAACTAGGGAGTGATCAGTTGTGATGAAGAATAAAAACTGTGCAAGCTGTcattaaaaaagatttttgttcagtttttgtgcatgtaggtgtgtagtttttgtattttttgtaaacaaaGTCCCCACAGTCCTGGAAACTCATACAAAATTTGTAAAACTGTGATTTACATGCCTGGAAAAGTCATAGAAAATTCTATAGTGAATGTGCAATTTCTAGCTCTACTCTAAAATTTGTTTTTCtgagtgaaatatttttataaaattaattacattcaGAAATGACCAACAATTGGACATTCAGATGAGAAAATGCCATTCTCCACTCTCTTCTGGTCATGATATGTGTGTATCATTGACCTTATAATGCAGATTCACCCCACAGCTAAATGAGAGCAGACTAATTGATCTTCCAGCATGTGTCCTGAACAACATGTGTTCACCAGGCATGCAGACACTGACACTTGAAATAAATATGGCATAATTACAGTAGCTGGATACATATGATACAATGGCATTTATTATTACAGGTATagctatataatatattaatttaaaaaaaaaagttgcatgacgtaaaaaaaaactaataatgagCTCATATAATCTGTGTCTATGGTAGAGTCTTATTTAGATTCTTGCTGGCGGTGGGCGTGTCCTGTGATTGACGTCACTGCTCAGAATGACCTTCATCTCGGGAATCCTCCTCATCACAATCCACTGCGTGGGTGACATAATATCACTTCATTATAAAGAAGCATTATTATTAACAGCATGCAATACCCAAGGGTCACGATCTAGAAGTCGAAAACCGTTAAAtagacaaaaattatatttctgaataattaaaaatatcttgAAATGTGTCGCCCGcaatgtgaatattaaatgtttttgcagACAGATTGCAAATTAATGCTTTACAAGTTACATAACGCATAAAACCtactgatctttaaaaaaaaaaaccttaaaagagGGATTTTAAAACATGCTGCTTTACATTAGATTGCATCTGATTACATTAGATTGCAAATATATGTACTATATTTTTCAGCGAGGCTAGGTTTGCAAGGATTTTCCCTGTcagtattaaattatttaaataaaatatacaaatatataaaatattattaagagTATAATATTGTTCACACCCAGATTCTAAAAGCATGGATTTAAACATC is part of the Carassius gibelio isolate Cgi1373 ecotype wild population from Czech Republic chromosome B24, carGib1.2-hapl.c, whole genome shotgun sequence genome and encodes:
- the tbc1d24 gene encoding TBC1 domain family member 24; this encodes MCRQRSLRMRTQSQICPLPDIQSTANQLEQYDVLVDQIVSVRPSLCSLTLEAEVMAVDCGVFVDWSQMGDVSHDATPGKIEYKDFKELKQHARSGQWAKNHSQRSAVYQQLLKALPCRTVTPDAAVYRDIVGSANSKRNPSAYLLPEFVDGVAVPRYCLKAESVGSVHAVISCIAGQFPDISYCPSLPAVTALLLHWSADEAQCFESVSRMLACNEPGRRLLDQTFLAYQSACMTFGDLVHKYCPGAHKLMVATATDVLEVYSDWQRWVLGDLPFSFAARVMDVYLVEGYKVLYRVALAILKFYRKQRSAATSSALTKQDSAAIRSDIQAFVQNIGKSVTPEKLLEKAFSIRLFSRKEITLLQLANEKSLQQKGITVKQKRQNVQLAVNADNFSSEIVSAKEIRDIWSWIPERFALCQPQLLFTTSTHGCSLNRFYSHCEGYEPTLMLLRTTDGEMCGAFLSTDWEERKRGGNKLSFFGTGECFVFKMKPEMERYEWVIIKHPELANSSQAVDDEQTGANDNGGPKSLETPATDASHLSPFLSARHFNLNSRNTSMFMAGNVDSIIIGGGEGNALYIDSELNHGRTERCLTFDNPPLCAESFQIALLEVWGFKDAMAS